AGCATCAACCTTAAGCACACCTTCAGATTCATCAATATGAAGCAAATCCATTTGGGACTGCAAGAGCTTTGCGGGCATGAAATGTTTCCCCTCTGCGGCTCTCTTCTCCAGCCGAGCAGCGAGCACATCAGCCTGAGCATGCAACAATACAAATTTGACTATAGAAATGTAAGAACCTGGTTCATAACTTGGGTCTGCAGATCTAAGAATTTCTCTGTAGTGCTTTTGTAGAGCTGAGCAACCAAGGATTACAGTTCCTCCGTTCCCTGTACTTCTTCTTAGGGCATCTCTCAGTGTTTCAAGCCACGGTATGCGATCTTCCTCAGATAGAGGTATCCCATTTCtcattttttctgattttaatgCAATTTTCACCGGTCAATATTGTCACTAATCAAAACAGGTGGACATGGCAGGCAAAATGCCGGCAGAAAGAATTACCTCTGTTAGCTTGTGGATGGTAATCATCAGCATCGATATAGCAGCATTTTAAAGCTTCACCTAGCATCTGACCAATGGTTCTGCAAATGCAAAATAATAATACCAATCGAAAATGAGTATCACACTAGTTTTCTGGAACACAGTGAAGACGTAAATATCCAGAGTTAAACAACTCATCTAGTAGTCTACATAAAAGCAACATGAAACAAAGGAACCTTTAGTTGACTGAAGCAGGTGTTGGCTAATGTCCTGAAGTATAGAGCTGAAAGTGTATACCTTGGTAACTTCACAACAAAATTTAGCAGGGCAACCAATAAAGCCAGGTAAATACGCCTTGGAGCAACATCTAGAATCTACTTTCGTGCCATTGTTTAGCTGTTGctttagggaaaaaaaaaaacaaaaacttggAAATGTAACAGAAGTATTTACATTTTCTTCCTAAATGAGAAACTTTCAGGACACTACGTAGATGCAGAAATACAACCTAGAAAATATTGCAACTTTTGATATATTACTAATTGTTAAATGAAAAAGTAGGTTCCTATGGCGACACAATTTATAGGACATGTAAAACTTCCATTCTTCCTAGTTCAAAGTTCACTATAACAGAAAGATCAATACCATTCTTCTGCGGCCATGAAAAGATCAACAACAACAACTAATACCTCAGAAAAGATTGTATCGATAAACAGACATTTAACGATGTACTACTAGTGAAAAAGAATGGAATCAAATAGAACTTTTGACTGAGGTTTGAGACTCACGATTTCCCAGCACCGCTAACTCCCATTATGACAATAGCTTTTCCTGTGGAGCAGAATGCATCATCAGAAAttgattaaaaataataaaacaggAACAAGAAACAGAACATTCAGATTAGATATAAACAGATTTCGATAGATATCATCCCCAAAGTCAAAGAGAAGATGTGAAACGTAGAAGCCAAGAACTACCTTTCCAATCCGGTGCCATATCTGCGCAGATCAGAATAGATAATCTTGGGGGGGGCTTCAGCTCATGAAAACAGATACAAAAATCAGAAGCCCATTTGACATCTTTACCAAACACTGCTTCCTCAAGAAATGCCCCTATACATAGTGTcgaagaaaattaaaaaagataGGACATTTCCGCGTAATACTTCATTGGGCATTCTCATTAATTATTCTCCCCAAGATTACCATTAAGCTTTGACTGAAAGTTGACAACCCAAACGAGTTAACAGCCAAAACTAAAGAACGAGCATCTGAGCCTAAAGACCAGAGACGTTAAACAAGAAGATTTACGAATGATCCAAGAGCTTTAAGTGCTAACAATCACATTAAAAGAGCTGAGAAGAATTTGAAAGACAGCAAtcaattacaattgaaaacTGTACTTACTCGTCGGCGGTCTAATATACCAAAGCAGCCAACAAAACAACAATAAAGAAAAAGGTTAGATGATTttgcagaattttttttctttaggtTTTGTTATTGGCTTTCCGGCGTTTTATTAATAACTTACCTGGGCTATTGCCTATTGGTGATGATAAATATTTGCTGGTACTGCCGTGTCAGACGTTTGAGCGCAGCAGTAGTAGGAGGAAGAACGATCGAACTTGTCCACCGGCCACCAACCACCCAAATCCAGGCCGTACATCCTGTATTTACCTCAATTAGTGCTGCACgagcttcttctttttttttttcttttttttttttaataaagatAAGACGGAAAATAAGAATGTGTTGGCTTTGTTATAGACTGACTGCTCTTAATTAGTACTATTATCTTCCCAAATAAAATTACAGATAACTcttatttactaatttttttcaatttttaaaattcCTAACGATATAAAATAGTAGTAACGATTTAGAGAGCTGTATGTGTGTTCATGACTTTGAAGTTACCATCTTTAGCATAGTATGAAAATACTCCATGCTTCATCTCTGTGCATGAGAAAAATAGAGAGTTACTATTGAAAATTTAGAGAATGAAAACCTGGAAATATGGCAGACAAGATTGGAAGAGCAGGGATTGCGAAGGTGGTTTCGGAGGGTTGCCCGGCCACTCTTTTCTAAAATTGATCTTTGCGGGGGGAGCAAATTCGGTGGCAGTATAAAATTCCTTGACATTTCCTCGAgatgttaaaatttttttaataaacgtataaaaacaaaacaaaataaaataaaatatccGGGGGGGTGAAAGTAGCGGTCAAAGATTTGCATTACTGTCTCTGTCTCCCACATCAAACCCACATTAATATCTGCATACATTCTTTTGATCAAAATAAACATTCCCCAAAACCAAAATCCCTCTCTTCCTCACAGCACCAAGCACTAGGCGCCCCACTTGGGTGCGGGCCTACCTGC
Above is a genomic segment from Coffea eugenioides isolate CCC68of chromosome 5, Ceug_1.0, whole genome shotgun sequence containing:
- the LOC113770074 gene encoding gluconokinase-like isoform X2, whose translation is MAPDWKGKAIVIMGVSGAGKSTIGQMLGEALKCCYIDADDYHPQANREKMRNGIPLSEEDRIPWLETLRDALRRSTGNGGTVILGCSALQKHYREILRSADPSYEPGSYISIVKFVLLHAQADVLAARLEKRAAEGKHFMPAKLLQSQMDLLHIDESEGVLKVDATLEPQAIVNIIIQASIIKPQSQRSP
- the LOC113770074 gene encoding gluconokinase-like isoform X1; this encodes MLVLYFWLLTLLGCHFQSKLNGAFLEEAVFGKDVKWASDFCICFHELKPPPRLSILICADMAPDWKGKAIVIMGVSGAGKSTIGQMLGEALKCCYIDADDYHPQANREKMRNGIPLSEEDRIPWLETLRDALRRSTGNGGTVILGCSALQKHYREILRSADPSYEPGSYISIVKFVLLHAQADVLAARLEKRAAEGKHFMPAKLLQSQMDLLHIDESEGVLKVDATLEPQAIVNIIIQASIIKPQSQRSP